The Mercenaria mercenaria strain notata chromosome 1, MADL_Memer_1, whole genome shotgun sequence nucleotide sequence TAATAAAATGTGTAGACGACATTACTATTTACATATTAGCTGGTTATgagcatttattacatatttgtatCTTAGAATTAAAGAAATCGGGGTATTACTGTATTTCAAAGATGTTTAGGTATATGGTATATAATATTTCGTGAGTAAAATAATTTTGACTGATGCATTTTTACGGCAATAAAGTTTGGGTTTTGGGTGTCAGGGTATAAGAAGAAGGTGACTGGTGTTAAAACTTGATTTCTTTATACTACCCCCTCCCACGACGAAGTGAAGTAGAGTTGAGTAGGTGCCTCGCAGTATAACGACCCGGAAAGTATATTCATAATCGTATGTTTTCCATGTAGAAATAAATGAATTGATAGTTTAAATGACCGAAGTTGCGTGTTGTGGATAACAAagcctaaatgttaatttatgaatctGTTCTTTTTGCTCCCTTGATTCTCTTTTATTATGGGATTATtattatatgatttatttttgtttgagtgtagcgaattaggaaataatgtttgtgtaaatgttgagttctgctcagcccggggctagagggcgtggacggtggcATGCATctccactaccgtcaatgaacaggctcaatcaaacagagcctgcaacattttcgtttttgttgtgttgagcgacctgtgaagtttccactttttctattttgtaacagacacagttgtttatccttctaaattttactagtgatggatAATTGACATTAAGAAGATTCATATGGTGAAACGCATCTGAAATCATATagatatttagaattttaaatgtaattagaTTTAAATATTAAGTATTTACTACAACAAGTGCAAGTAGAGcaagaaaaaatatagaaactttgataaaaaattttgataaaagggcAACACCAGTCTGCCGTCACAAAAATTGTAACAAATTCAAGGACCAAGACAACAGCATACccatatgctatgacattgtccctacTTCAATATCCACTCCTGATAAATTTTTCTATTGCTTCTATGGAGTGtttaccctttttattttttctatctttGGATTTTAAAAGTTACTCAGCCGAGTAACCGAGTATGTCACGCTACGCGCATGTATTATAGTAATAATGTATTACTAAGTAATCAGAATTATGCAAACACAAAAGCACCGGATCTAGgttaaattaaagtttaattttagcTCTCGTAACGGTCGCTAATAAACAAATGCCCTAAGAATATTTGGTGTGTTACTTGATTTACGCCTTGGTAACAGTGTACCACAATTGTTCACCAGTATCACCTTTTATATGTTTTGATGATTCCTTTAAGTTAAGTTTTCTTAAGAGTACGGCTACAAAAAAGGAATTAATCACGGCACTCGGGTAATTGTTTTGCTTTAACTCTATAGAGGATCGTTACCATATAAAAAGCAACCCCCAAGCCGGACATTTCCATCTGCACCAGGCCTACGATCAGTAAAATAGTCTTATAATCTGACATCAAGGAAAATAATCATTCCAATGAAAATGACATCTCGTTCGTTTTATAGCACTGTTGTTCTTCTTACTATTTCAAATTAACAAACTTGGTGGGCACCTGAAATGCTAGTTGAACGGAAAACTTGATTTTATAAGGAAAAACAACCAGAAGTGCATTCACATGAaactattttgatataatatcGAATTTCCGCTCCGTTTTactacagtatttcatttatgtaacagcgggcagttaacctaaccagcgttcctggattctgtaccagtacaaacctgttctccgcaagtaactgccaacctccccacatgaataagaggtggataacgaatgatttcaaaaacaacgtcttttatcaaatcgtcacggagaacatacgcctcgcccagggctcgaattCCTGACTCCGgaatccttagatctgcgctgtacctattgagctaagcgaaaGGTGTCCTTTCCtgataaaatttatgaaaaacaaaaacaacgttCGCAGCATTGTAACGCAACCATGTAAAGTAacagcagactcggcttgatttttttttttgtttaattttttggttggatttaacgtcgcaccgacacatgataggtcatatggcgactttccagctttaatggtggaggaaaacgTCAGGTGCctatccgtgcattatttcatcacgagcgggcacctgggtagaaccaccgacctttcgtaagccagctggatagcttcctcacatgtaaaattcaacgtcccgagtgagactcgaacccacatcgaagtggggcaagtaatttgaagtcagagaccttaaccactcggccacggaggcctcttgGCTTAATTTAGTCTGTTTATGACAGATAATGAATTATGGACGATATGATACGTCTACCTgaagcatttattttttatgtaatgcatttttaattaagcttattttgacaaaatcatcTGTATCCCAAATATGGGAAAATGAAacattacattttcataaaatttcgtCATCATCTACAATCAATTTGAAAATTTCGAAAACTTGCCGactatttaaattaatttttatgctCATTAGATTAACATATAAAGGACAAATGcatgaaatacaatatttactGCCTGCTGAAAGGcataagataaaagaaataagtgtcttgtttattttatgttgttgatgaatatcaattttttttcaaatttggtttAAGCTGTAGTAGAAGTTGAGTACACACGATACAAATGAATGTTCAATAGTTTTACGTCCAAAAAAAGGTGATAGTAACACAAGTAGATAtagaaaaccagaaaaaaaaactgtagaaGCAAAAGTACAATCTAAAATAATGTCAATATTGATGGCACATTTTCTAAGGTTCTAAACTGTGCGCATGTCTACTTTCTGACAATGATGTATACCGTTTTTCAGTGAATTGGATAAAAGCTGCAGGAGCAGTTGAGTACACTAAAAAGTGTAATGGGATATTTAGTTCAAACACTACATGCCTCCCTGTTTTTGACATGTATAGGgcataatttttttaagtattttaactACTTTTTAGAAACTGTTTTGGATATTTCATATGAAACAGAGTACACGTAAGACCAATTTAAAATCTGATTCTTTAAAAGCTATGGGTTATATATAGTCTACATGGTTTCAAACATAATATTGTTATGTTACCTTTCAtaataaatggaaaaaatgtacggaaatttactgaataaaaatcaCTCACGTTTTGTGTCTACATATCTGTTCCCCATACATATATTCCACAGAGTTTTGTTATAATTACATATATTACCGGTGATAGATCTAATTTCTGTCTTAAACGTACAACATTTCTTTATTAAGTAAACATTAGAAGTAAATCTTAtcgttttcaaagaaatgttaactCCCTTGAAGCTTATATAGTCGGATCTTCTTGTGTTATGTGTAACAACAGCTGCTTTCACAAATAGTTTGCATAAATGCACATGTTAAATTAATTAACGAATATGTCTTTGCTTTCTTCTTTGCTATAAATGAGAATCTGGTAAATAGATGCACATGTTACATTTTCTATCAATACAGATAAAATGCTACATCTTTAGTTTACCGATCTATAGGAAACTGGTCGGGTTTTGGAATTTACTCTTTCTTAGGTgagtaattgtttgtttgtttgttgttgtttttttttttgttcacagcGGCAaacttttgtttactttttgacatatTTGGATCACTATAAAAATAGTTGAGTATATAGAACTGCACAGGCAGTACGGATTCATACTACGGATGTCTGATTAAGGATTCCGACAAGCGGAACCGGCAGAATTTCAACTGTGTGTACTGGAATCGATGCATTCATGTGCATTTTAGTGTAAAAACATTAATCAGTCGTGACTTTTAGAGATCGGCCCAGTAACGTTTGATCTACTAGTAGGATAAAAGGGTGGATAtgtaacattttcaaatatataacaaatattttttatattttttaaactgaATTACCTAAAGTTAAGGCTAGAGCTGAAACAACAGAGTTTATTCTTTATTCTCAAGTAAATAATTCTTGAAAATGATATGACTTTGTCCCGCTCAAACAAGGTCTCTCTATGTGCAAGGGCATGAATTCGTTCTGCAAACATCCCGTACAGTTAGTATATTCAGCTGTCTAGAATGAGgtcattatatttaaaaatattattacaataTAGAGTCCAGGTTAGTCAAATATTTCAAGGATTGTATGTGCAGATGGAACTTTTTGCATAGCCGCCTTTAGGTTAATCAGTAACTTAAGAATGATTTAGCCTAAAGTGAtcacatttatttttgttaatattgttACGGGTATGATGACCAAAATCTGTTAAGTCAGCTTTATGAAGAATCATGTTCGCCTTCCTCAAAATCGTATGTTACAGTACAGTCTTCAAAATAATGCAACCGGGAAGCTATATAGGGTACACCTTTAGAGCTTTATATATAATTATCCTTTGGGATCTTTTGTTCGGAGAAACAGAAAGTTGTCTTTTGAAGACGATGTACCCTGAAATAGAGACACTACGCAGCTTCCATCCACAATTGAAAATCCATTCTATTCGGAAAGACCGTACTTATTTTTTCCCACTTTTTCCATTTCCTtctgtttgtatttgaaaacCAGACTAAACCATGACGAAAACCTCTTTCAGATTGAATTAAAATGAGAGTAAATATTTGAACTATactcttttttccttttttaaatcaGCTTTGTCTAAACAGTAGAACGATTTTTAATGTTGATATGGTCATTAATGATAAACCATAAACTGAATCAGTCAATAATTGTTCAAAGAGTACAACTTTCGTCCTTACGTCCTTATCTActaataaatgaaacaaatgtattgcaaaaaaaaaaaaagaaataaattttaattgctGAATGTGGTAATTCTTTTTTTCTTGACGGTATTTTGATCAAACGCAATGGTTTATATATCAAACTCGCGTTTTTTGctacataaaaatgatattttgcttTCTAAAATGAAACTTCCCACATTCAGTACAGATTTAAGGTTAGataccaccaattgttttcctaTAGACCTCAATTATAACATTATGGCTTCTAAGGCCTTCCATgattatgtattatttttttttttcaaaaactatctTAATTCTACTAAAACATCGAACGAAAAACATACCATGTCTATGTAATTTCCGTGCGAAtgatgaccccccccccccccccacacacacccctgTTTACATTGTTGGCATGGAGGTAGAAATTCGTGTAATAAATCCTTTTGTCAATACACAAAATGtagcaattttgtcaaaatgtataattaaataatttaaatgcaGTAAAAGTCtctgttttgaaaaagaaaaatcactttttgggtttgtttacatgactgaccaatcggAACGttcagacgttaccttattctcAAGCGTACACTAACTTCAatccagtaagttccctgtaccttttagaattggtggtctctaacttATAGGTCAATCTCATGAATAATTCTGTTCTGATCaggtttcttgaaaaaaaaatcattatataatactgaaatagaaaaagtggaaaccccaCAGGTGGCTCAAcacaataaaaacgaaaatgttgcaggctcggtttgattgagcctgttcatggacggtagtggaaatgcatgctaccgtccacgccctctagccccgggttgagcagaactcaacatttacacatgctaaaagtacaaaaaacaaattagagacatccgcagatgtgttcatacgacggtgcacatggaaccttcaatgctacactagtgtgtaattccatgaaaagtggcgtatggttcccagttaaaataatgggtttgccctaaacgagaaaacaatgagcagaactaaacaaactggaatttagaaaggggatctgaggttatggagcctgcatatcacaggaactgccaaacgaaaaaattaaaaagcaggcaccatatccaaggggtgattaaacaatgcccaaagctatgaaagcgggagtattggaaccacccaggccgaaattgTCACGCGTTTTAACACAGATTTTCAAACGGAAAATTACTTGCAATTCAGACTTCTATCTGTCACTGTTTCCGCTTAAATCGATGTCATTGTCTCACCTTTTCTTACTTTGCATCAAGTGCCTTATTACTACTTGTCATCACTGCGAGAGCAGAGAGAAGAAACAATGGTTGTATCTGCAGTTTTGTCTATTATCATCATTGCTGGAGTTGCCACCGTAGTTACAGGTAAAAATTTGTCGTcgtattcatattttgtttgcatttcGTTAATAAACGTTGCGTTCTTAAAAGTCCTTTAAATACTGAATTCTTTACAAATGCATAATTCTTAGGCAGttggaaacatattttttttttcaataatttaaatacattgctCTTTTCACATATCAATGGTTTCAAGACTATAAAACAAAaggaaacatattttatttctacaataatAAGTGGATGCTCTGTTCTTTAAAACTTTGAATCATAATTTAGCGTTATTAATGTAACCGGCAAAGTATAAAAGCACAGCCCTGAACTcataatttaaataaagtatcagtTAAAAGCTTGCGAATCATTCCGCTGGACCTCCCCTTAGGCGTAGAAAGGTACTAGTCTTATACACTTGTAGCTCAGTTTCAATTCATTGCATAAGCCGATACGAATGTTGCTCTTGGGAAGCCTGCAAAACTGTACTACGCATGTCCGCATCCGAATATGACAGATACTGGTTATAAAGCTGTAGATGGAAACACCAATCAAACAATGATGGGTAATTCCTGCTTTGAAACTGGCCCTAATCTAAGTAACTGGTGGTACGTAAATCTAGGAAAAATCTACGAGATTACAGAAGTAAAGCTCTACAACAGAATTGACTGCTGTTGTAagtgttttatttgtttcttagTAGTTTCGATAAACAGCGTCTAAAGCTACTAATCAAATTTCAGATAGTGCTGGCAGAGtttgcctttgtttaaaataatgcatCTTATTCAAATTCATATAGGTTTGAAGCTTATTGTATACAGAGATTGAACCGGATCTTAATCGTcgtcttttcattttatttctcttAATTTCCAAATTCTGATAGCGAGTAAGACGATTGCCATCTTCTACTCACTTTGTACTCCTTATTAGAATTTAGATAGCATATAAAAACTACAAACCACCTTTAAATTTGTGTTGTTTATAAGTCGAATTATTTTATTGTGAATGCTTTCTTTGTagttatatatcaaatattaaaatgaatatcataaatttcaaatgtaCTGTTGGTTTTATCTTAATATCTACAAAAATCAATTATTGTCAAATGTAACGTATTGTAAATGGACAGCTGTTCAGTGTTAGTTTGTGTTCGGTATCAGTACTTAATTTTTTACGAAATCCGTCGATATTCCCGAAGTCGTAAAGAGCTTGCCTCAATGTCTCTAACATCGTGAAGAGCTTGCTTCAATGTCTCAGACATCGTGAACAACTTGCTGCAATATACTAAATAAAGAACTTGTTCTCGGAAAACAGTTGCCTTGCAAGGGGATCGAAGtcaatattttatcatagtattttttttttaaaaaatgttttagatttgaattttaaaacttagTCAACGTCATTGTTCTGAATTATCACAATGATCTACTATCAGATTTATAATTCATGTATATTGTTTATAATTTTCAGCGGAGCGAGCCAAAAATATCTTTATCATGATTGGTAATTCTTTGGAAGAATTGAAACCGGTGGATTACTCCCCTGACCCAATAGGTGCCATTAAGTCCTTTTTTATGTTTCCGAATACGAAAGGAAAATATGTTAAACTTCAACATGAAGCTAATACTGTCTTCCATTTATGTGAAGTGAAGGTGTTTGCAAAATAATTGTgcattataattttaaaaattaccgCTGTACTTCTTGTACTTAGAGGGATCGAAAATACTCCGACAAAAGATATTTAACGTCGCAAATATATAAGAGAATTTTAATTTCCTCTTTTATCGGCAAACTGTCGGTAACATGAAAAACCTATATAGTGCCAAGTAACGTAAACTCCTGGTGAAGTTTGGTTTGTTTTAACAACGCATGAATTATCGGTGATTGTCAGGGTACTAATTAAGTTAGCTAACAAGATTAATGTGATCTACCCGGGACCTGGAACAGATTCTCCAAAACAAAGACACAATGTGTTTATTacattgttataataataatgataatactttCCGTTTTAAGTTTTTATCAGGGAAAAACTTTTTCgcagaaaagttttaaattttttaaattactcTAAGGTACGTtataccatattttttttttcccaatccagttttttatttttaaaaaatttaatttttccccctttaaaatttaatttaagttttcTGTTCGGGAAAAAACTTTCAGGCTTTAATGTTACAAAACTCTTCTAAATACTTATAAGAGGTTTTCCGGGATCTTCCTTTATGTGCTGTGCATTTTTCTTATTGTACTTTACGGACATTTAGTTTAAAACCCATTTCGCtcagacataaaaaaaaaaagaagtatgtTATTCAAGTATTTAAGTTGTTTAAAGTGCAATAATGCAAAAAATTATTcaagttgattttttaaaaacgtgTGCTCTGCACTTCACTGTAATATGTCATAATATCTAATTTTATTACATTCCCTTTATGTATTTGAAAGAAATCgtccaaacaaagaaaaataagtGGCAAAACGGAGATAATCTGGAAATTGTTCAGTAAGGAATTCTGACTCTAGTACATGTTTTCCGCACTACGTCGTATTGTCAGCTATCGttatgtcatatttcattatgtaaatttTTGGGGAAGTTGAAATCGTAAATTTGtaaagggtttaaatttttctAAATTCAAGAAATTAAAATCGTTAAATTCATGAATTTAAACAGTGTAAATTCATAAAGGGTTGAAAGGGTCCCTACCGGGTTTTTTCTATTTGAGTGCAAAATGGCATTTTCCCAAATATTAAAAAGATGAAAAGGTACTGTAACACTGTGTCGAAAGTTTGAAGGGGTTTTATTAGGgcgtttttaaaacgtttttattaTGACGTCGTAAAtagttttaaaaccctttttaaacGCTTTAACTACTTGTTACTTTGAtgttttttgcatgtttttttgatttttaaatgtgctggaaaaaaaaaaaaagatcacatATTTGCCTGTGTATGACAGGTGTTTCCCAACTCTCGAGAAAGAAACTAAATATCTAGGTTTCTCAGTTATTGTCGTCCCTTGAACTTTACAGGCAGATATATATAATACCCTTATGTTCTAAGATTGGCTTTAAAGTGCAAATTTTACagtcttctattttttttttaaattggaggTTTTTTTGTGGGAAATTTAGAAAAGGGAATAAAAAACGAAACAAAGgaaattgtaaaaatagaaataaatatagaaaGCCTCCTATTGTAAGAAATTTTTACACCCGAAGCAGGTCCCTAAGACAGTGACATGTTTTTTTGCTTAGGAAATCCCCAAATTAAAGAGGGTCTTATATGCCGGTGTTTTCCAAGTTCGAAAATTTAAGAGGGAAAGCTCTTCAAAACCCTAAATTTTACTTCTTAGCACCAAAGGAAAAATTTAAACTGTATGATTTTTATAATAACTAAAGGTTAGTCGGATTTGCAGAAACCCcttatttatatcaattttttctgttatttttgggttgttttaaaactttaaaaatttttatgaaatatcccCAAAGATGTTAAAATTTGTAGCCGGGGGCTTTCCCTAAATTTTTTAATCAATGTGggacattttttaaattaaaaaattaagcCTTCttctttcctttgttttttcatttttattttttggcatatttttaacataaaaacacGGAAAAACCCATTACTGTTTTATCATAAATATTCGTGGGGGCCAAATTTTCGGGGAAATTTCGGGGGTTTGAgtaaatccacgaaatttaatcccaacgaacaagaaaaattccccaaattaaattttatgttaaaaaagttaAACCCCCAAATTTACAACCCCCAGGGAAATTGTCGTTTGAGAAAACCCCACGAAATTTCAGGGcccataaaattaaatgtttttacagtatcatttgaaataaaaagatttttaaacttttttttaaaggaCAACCAACTACTTTTTCCTAGAaaaattttttccatatttttttgtGGGTTGTCTAAACTTTTGGCACCCTTTAAAATTAATCCATTAGAAAAATTTGTTTTCCCAAGACATACAGAAGAGCCCAAAAGGGGTTTTTCAGGATtataatttggattttttttgctttttaaaaggCCAAAAAGGAATTTAAATGCCCCCGATCGCGTCGCAACGTAAAACCCCCATTTCAAAAAATGGCAacattgtcagaatttttatagaaatttatttattttctcaaaaagTAAATGGACTTTTGGTTTGAAAGAAGAAAGGTACAAAAATACACCCAGAAGAAATATACTCCCCAAAA carries:
- the LOC128555212 gene encoding fucolectin-1-like; amino-acid sequence: MVVSAVLSIIIIAGVATVVTADTNVALGKPAKLYYACPHPNMTDTGYKAVDGNTNQTMMGNSCFETGPNLSNWWYVNLGKIYEITEVKLYNRIDCCSERAKNIFIMIGNSLEELKPVDYSPDPIGAIKSFFMFPNTKGKYVKLQHEANTVFHLCEVKVFAK